A region of Leptidea sinapis chromosome 4, ilLepSina1.1, whole genome shotgun sequence DNA encodes the following proteins:
- the LOC126979964 gene encoding tubulin glycylase 3A-like isoform X2, producing the protein MAVTMEIEESVSDSKLHKSSTSKKELRPSSAVSLSKSDHGPVQTSASIDQLKQYKSWVSAERWNELKKLSEIAMRDHKVFMIKGGGFPAVRRALLERGWVEKYETHKVRHPPANVDPKKATGKELTKVERMILYKFMEHHSVDFLWTTKRDKYDWLLSNKEVIISRFCRSVFTTKEGLTSSLTQMHWYTEPGIAYTRFPRCYNIHSSESLEEFIDDFRITACISLLKWLTNTLSPKGEIAVVSPQGKVPFSALDFAITRLNEYVSFYTHKDIDNIEDQAQHIWEHEWDQFLTHHYLLVHENAKIAEDKTINIRQLERRASKVLATMINYWPQIEIDGVLNIWIVKPGNKCRGKGIQLMNNIKDIISLINIPAQKTRYVVQKYIENPLVIYNTKFDIRQWFLITNCQPLTIWVYKDSYLRFSSQIFSLSNYHESVHLTNNAIQTKYKNNDDRDKALPDENMWDCHTFKTYLRQIGKPELWDSKIYPGIKQCLIGAMLACQDSMDKRQNSFELYGADFMLTEDFTPWLIEINSSPDLAPTTSVTARLCPQCLEDVIKVVLDKKNNPEADTGTFELVYRQVIPKAPAYLGLQLCINGKKVIKKTKEKRHESRNGTPLPTPVTAGDVIIESDQPVPPEYNGPIITDFLNWLNPYDTLATDKDGIVLASKDSLTVRQAVTVIKSNINNKNSSKKRKTSAISSRTHRRKRERDTESKRCIKSHSCYQPEDNRLIEQNGQIYVSASTSKSIRKLREESEVKEVSMTFSKSCTSVFTPRPYRVAKTPLNDMLNFTQKKTTNITRQIGKNVF; encoded by the exons ATGGCTGTAACTATGGAAATCGAAGAGAGTGTTTCGGACTCTAAGCTTCATAAGTCCAGTACATCAAAAAAGGAACTAAGACCTTCCAGCGCTGTATCTTTATCCAAATCTGATCATGGACCGG TGCAAACTTCCGCTTCCATAGACCAGTTAAAGCAATATAAGAGTTGGGTATCTGCGGAAAGGTGGAATGAATTAAAGAAGCTTTCCGAAATAGCTATGAGAGACCATAAGGTATTTATgataaaaggaggaggttttcctGCTGTACGTCGCGCGCTTTTGGAAAGGGGATGGGTTGAAAAATATGAAACTCAtaag GTTCGTCATCCACCAGCTAACGTTGATCCGAAAAAGGCAACAGGGAAAGAGTTAACGAAAGTTGAACGGATGATATTATACAAGTTTATGGAACATCATTCAGTCGATTTTCTTTGGACGACGAAGCGCGATAAGTACGACTGGCTGCTCAGCAACAAAGAAGTTATTATCAGcag ATTCTGCAGGTCTGTATTTACCACCAAGGAAGGTCTCACATCGTCACTGACACAAATGCATTGGTATACAGAACCTGGTATTGCGTATACTAGATTTCCTCGTTGCTATAATATTCATAGTTCCGAAAGCCTAGAAGAATTTATTGATGACTTTAGAATAACAGCTTGTATTAGTCTTCTTAAATGGCTCACTAATACGCTGTCACCTAAGGGTGAGATAGCCGTCGTATCACCTCAGGGTAAGGTTCCATTTAGTGCACTGGACTTTGCAATTACCAGGCTTAATGAATATGTGTCATTTTATACACATAAGGATATTGATAATATAGAGGATCAGGCACAACATATCTGGGAACATGAATGGGACCAATTTCTGACTCATCACTATCTTTTAGTACATGAGAATGCCAAGATTGCGGAAGACAAAACTATAAACATAAg ACAACTTGAAAGAAGAGCTTCTAAAGTGTTGGCTACTATGATAAATTATTGGCCCCAAATTGAAATTGATGGTGTTCTCAATATATGGATCGTAAAACCAGGAAATAAATGCAGAGGCAAAGGCATACAATTAATGAATaacattaaagatattattagtTTGATTAATATTCCAGCACAGAAAACCAGATACGTTGTTCAAAAATATATCG aaaatCCATTGgttatttacaatacaaaattTGATATTCGGCAATggtttttaataacaaattgtcaACCATTAACAATTTGGGTGTACAA AGACAGTTATTTAAGGTTTAGTTCACAAATATTTAGCCTGTCAAATTACCATGAATCTGTACATCTCACCAATAATGCGATTCAAaccaaatacaaaaacaatgatGATCGAGATAAAGCCTTGCCTGATGAGAATATGTGGGATTGTCACACGTTTAAAACGTACTTaag ACAGATAGGAAAACCGGAGTTGTGGGATAGCAAAATCTACCCTGGAATCAAACAGTGCTTAATAGGAGCAATGTTAGCATGTCAAGATTCGATGGATAAGCGACAGAATAGTTTCGAGTTATATGGCGCAGATTTCATGTTGACCGAAGATTTTACTCCGTGgctaattgaaattaattcaaGTCCAGATTTAGCGCCAACCACGTCAGTAACTGCAAGACTTTGCCCACAATGTCTTGAGGATGTTATCAAAG ttgttttagataaaaaaaataatccgGAGGCTGATACGGGGACATTCGAATTGGTTTATCGCCAAGTAATTCCAAAAGCTCCTGCTTATCTTGGATTACAATTGTGTATTAACGGTAAAAAAGTTATCAAAAAGACCAAGGAAAAGAGGCATGAATCAAGAAACGGTACACCATTACCTACGCCTGTAACAGCTGGTGATGTAATAATAGAATCTGACCAACCTGTTCCCCCTGAATACAATGGACCAATAATAACAGATTTTCTGAACTGGCTTAATCCATACGATACGTTAGCTACTGATAAAGATGGTATAGTGTTAGCTTCCAAGGATTCACTTACGGTACGACAGGCTGTTACtgttataaaatcaaatataaataataaaaacagttcAAAAAAGCGTAAAACATCCGCCATCTCTTCTAGGACTCATCGAAGAAAACGAGAAAGAGACACAGAATCTAAGCGGTGCATCAAATCTCATTCATGTTACCAACCTGAAGATAATCGATTAATAGAACAGAATGGTCAAATATACGTGTCAGCATCGACTA GTAAGAGCATTCGTAAGTTAAGAGAAGAGAGTGAAGTTAAAGAAGTATCCATGACTTTCTCCAAAAGTTGCACCTCAGTTTTTACGCCGCGGCCGTACAGAGTAGCGAAGACTCCACTGAATGATATGTTGAACTTTACCCAAAAGAAAACGACTAATATTACTAGACAAATTGGTAAAAATGTGTTCTAA
- the LOC126979964 gene encoding tubulin glycylase 3A-like isoform X4: protein MAVTMEIEESVSDSKLHKSSTSKKELRPSSAVSLSKSDHGPVQTSASIDQLKQYKSWVSAERWNELKKLSEIAMRDHKVFMIKGGGFPAVRRALLERGWVEKYETHKVRHPPANVDPKKATGKELTKVERMILYKFMEHHSVDFLWTTKRDKYDWLLSNKEVIISRFCRSVFTTKEGLTSSLTQMHWYTEPGIAYTRFPRCYNIHSSESLEEFIDDFRITACISLLKWLTNTLSPKGEIAVVSPQGKVPFSALDFAITRLNEYVSFYTHKDIDNIEDQAQHIWEHEWDQFLTHHYLLVHENAKIAEDKTINIRQLERRASKVLATMINYWPQIEIDGVLNIWIVKPGNKCRGKGIQLMNNIKDIISLINIPAQKTRYVVQKYIENPLVIYNTKFDIRQWFLITNCQPLTIWVYKDSYLRFSSQIFSLSNYHESVHLTNNAIQTKYKNNDDRDKALPDENMWDCHTFKTYLRQIGKPELWDSKIYPGIKQCLIGAMLACQDSMDKRQNSFELYGADFMLTEDFTPWLIEINSSPDLAPTTSVTARLCPQCLEDVIKVVLDKKNNPEADTGTFELVYRQVIPKAPAYLGLQLCINGKKVIKKTKEKRHESRNGTPLPTPVTAGDVIIESDQPVPPEYNGPIITDFLNWLNPYDTLATDKDGIVLASKDSLTDSSKKTRKRHRI from the exons ATGGCTGTAACTATGGAAATCGAAGAGAGTGTTTCGGACTCTAAGCTTCATAAGTCCAGTACATCAAAAAAGGAACTAAGACCTTCCAGCGCTGTATCTTTATCCAAATCTGATCATGGACCGG TGCAAACTTCCGCTTCCATAGACCAGTTAAAGCAATATAAGAGTTGGGTATCTGCGGAAAGGTGGAATGAATTAAAGAAGCTTTCCGAAATAGCTATGAGAGACCATAAGGTATTTATgataaaaggaggaggttttcctGCTGTACGTCGCGCGCTTTTGGAAAGGGGATGGGTTGAAAAATATGAAACTCAtaag GTTCGTCATCCACCAGCTAACGTTGATCCGAAAAAGGCAACAGGGAAAGAGTTAACGAAAGTTGAACGGATGATATTATACAAGTTTATGGAACATCATTCAGTCGATTTTCTTTGGACGACGAAGCGCGATAAGTACGACTGGCTGCTCAGCAACAAAGAAGTTATTATCAGcag ATTCTGCAGGTCTGTATTTACCACCAAGGAAGGTCTCACATCGTCACTGACACAAATGCATTGGTATACAGAACCTGGTATTGCGTATACTAGATTTCCTCGTTGCTATAATATTCATAGTTCCGAAAGCCTAGAAGAATTTATTGATGACTTTAGAATAACAGCTTGTATTAGTCTTCTTAAATGGCTCACTAATACGCTGTCACCTAAGGGTGAGATAGCCGTCGTATCACCTCAGGGTAAGGTTCCATTTAGTGCACTGGACTTTGCAATTACCAGGCTTAATGAATATGTGTCATTTTATACACATAAGGATATTGATAATATAGAGGATCAGGCACAACATATCTGGGAACATGAATGGGACCAATTTCTGACTCATCACTATCTTTTAGTACATGAGAATGCCAAGATTGCGGAAGACAAAACTATAAACATAAg ACAACTTGAAAGAAGAGCTTCTAAAGTGTTGGCTACTATGATAAATTATTGGCCCCAAATTGAAATTGATGGTGTTCTCAATATATGGATCGTAAAACCAGGAAATAAATGCAGAGGCAAAGGCATACAATTAATGAATaacattaaagatattattagtTTGATTAATATTCCAGCACAGAAAACCAGATACGTTGTTCAAAAATATATCG aaaatCCATTGgttatttacaatacaaaattTGATATTCGGCAATggtttttaataacaaattgtcaACCATTAACAATTTGGGTGTACAA AGACAGTTATTTAAGGTTTAGTTCACAAATATTTAGCCTGTCAAATTACCATGAATCTGTACATCTCACCAATAATGCGATTCAAaccaaatacaaaaacaatgatGATCGAGATAAAGCCTTGCCTGATGAGAATATGTGGGATTGTCACACGTTTAAAACGTACTTaag ACAGATAGGAAAACCGGAGTTGTGGGATAGCAAAATCTACCCTGGAATCAAACAGTGCTTAATAGGAGCAATGTTAGCATGTCAAGATTCGATGGATAAGCGACAGAATAGTTTCGAGTTATATGGCGCAGATTTCATGTTGACCGAAGATTTTACTCCGTGgctaattgaaattaattcaaGTCCAGATTTAGCGCCAACCACGTCAGTAACTGCAAGACTTTGCCCACAATGTCTTGAGGATGTTATCAAAG ttgttttagataaaaaaaataatccgGAGGCTGATACGGGGACATTCGAATTGGTTTATCGCCAAGTAATTCCAAAAGCTCCTGCTTATCTTGGATTACAATTGTGTATTAACGGTAAAAAAGTTATCAAAAAGACCAAGGAAAAGAGGCATGAATCAAGAAACGGTACACCATTACCTACGCCTGTAACAGCTGGTGATGTAATAATAGAATCTGACCAACCTGTTCCCCCTGAATACAATGGACCAATAATAACAGATTTTCTGAACTGGCTTAATCCATACGATACGTTAGCTACTGATAAAGATGGTATAGTGTTAGCTTCCAAGGATTCACTTACG GACTCATCGAAGAAAACGAGAAAGAGACACAGAATCTAA
- the LOC126979964 gene encoding tubulin glycylase 3A-like isoform X5, producing MAVTMEIEESVSDSKLHKSSTSKKELRPSSAVSLSKSDHGPVQTSASIDQLKQYKSWVSAERWNELKKLSEIAMRDHKVFMIKGGGFPAVRRALLERGWVEKYETHKVRHPPANVDPKKATGKELTKVERMILYKFMEHHSVDFLWTTKRDKYDWLLSNKEVIISRFCRSVFTTKEGLTSSLTQMHWYTEPGIAYTRFPRCYNIHSSESLEEFIDDFRITACISLLKWLTNTLSPKGEIAVVSPQGKVPFSALDFAITRLNEYVSFYTHKDIDNIEDQAQHIWEHEWDQFLTHHYLLVHENAKIAEDKTINIRQLERRASKVLATMINYWPQIEIDGVLNIWIVKPGNKCRGKGIQLMNNIKDIISLINIPAQKTRYVVQKYIENPLVIYNTKFDIRQWFLITNCQPLTIWVYKDSYLRFSSQIFSLSNYHESVHLTNNAIQTKYKNNDDRDKALPDENMWDCHTFKTYLR from the exons ATGGCTGTAACTATGGAAATCGAAGAGAGTGTTTCGGACTCTAAGCTTCATAAGTCCAGTACATCAAAAAAGGAACTAAGACCTTCCAGCGCTGTATCTTTATCCAAATCTGATCATGGACCGG TGCAAACTTCCGCTTCCATAGACCAGTTAAAGCAATATAAGAGTTGGGTATCTGCGGAAAGGTGGAATGAATTAAAGAAGCTTTCCGAAATAGCTATGAGAGACCATAAGGTATTTATgataaaaggaggaggttttcctGCTGTACGTCGCGCGCTTTTGGAAAGGGGATGGGTTGAAAAATATGAAACTCAtaag GTTCGTCATCCACCAGCTAACGTTGATCCGAAAAAGGCAACAGGGAAAGAGTTAACGAAAGTTGAACGGATGATATTATACAAGTTTATGGAACATCATTCAGTCGATTTTCTTTGGACGACGAAGCGCGATAAGTACGACTGGCTGCTCAGCAACAAAGAAGTTATTATCAGcag ATTCTGCAGGTCTGTATTTACCACCAAGGAAGGTCTCACATCGTCACTGACACAAATGCATTGGTATACAGAACCTGGTATTGCGTATACTAGATTTCCTCGTTGCTATAATATTCATAGTTCCGAAAGCCTAGAAGAATTTATTGATGACTTTAGAATAACAGCTTGTATTAGTCTTCTTAAATGGCTCACTAATACGCTGTCACCTAAGGGTGAGATAGCCGTCGTATCACCTCAGGGTAAGGTTCCATTTAGTGCACTGGACTTTGCAATTACCAGGCTTAATGAATATGTGTCATTTTATACACATAAGGATATTGATAATATAGAGGATCAGGCACAACATATCTGGGAACATGAATGGGACCAATTTCTGACTCATCACTATCTTTTAGTACATGAGAATGCCAAGATTGCGGAAGACAAAACTATAAACATAAg ACAACTTGAAAGAAGAGCTTCTAAAGTGTTGGCTACTATGATAAATTATTGGCCCCAAATTGAAATTGATGGTGTTCTCAATATATGGATCGTAAAACCAGGAAATAAATGCAGAGGCAAAGGCATACAATTAATGAATaacattaaagatattattagtTTGATTAATATTCCAGCACAGAAAACCAGATACGTTGTTCAAAAATATATCG aaaatCCATTGgttatttacaatacaaaattTGATATTCGGCAATggtttttaataacaaattgtcaACCATTAACAATTTGGGTGTACAA AGACAGTTATTTAAGGTTTAGTTCACAAATATTTAGCCTGTCAAATTACCATGAATCTGTACATCTCACCAATAATGCGATTCAAaccaaatacaaaaacaatgatGATCGAGATAAAGCCTTGCCTGATGAGAATATGTGGGATTGTCACACGTTTAAAACGTACTTaag ATAG
- the LOC126979964 gene encoding tubulin glycylase 3A-like isoform X3 — translation MAVTMEIEESVSDSKLHKSSTSKKELRPSSAVSLSKSDHGPVQTSASIDQLKQYKSWVSAERWNELKKLSEIAMRDHKVFMIKGGGFPAVRRALLERGWVEKYETHKVRHPPANVDPKKATGKELTKVERMILYKFMEHHSVDFLWTTKRDKYDWLLSNKEVIISRFCRSVFTTKEGLTSSLTQMHWYTEPGIAYTRFPRCYNIHSSESLEEFIDDFRITACISLLKWLTNTLSPKGEIAVVSPQGKVPFSALDFAITRLNEYVSFYTHKDIDNIEDQAQHIWEHEWDQFLTHHYLLVHENAKIAEDKTINIRQLERRASKVLATMINYWPQIEIDGVLNIWIVKPGNKCRGKGIQLMNNIKDIISLINIPAQKTRYVVQKYIENPLVIYNTKFDIRQWFLITNCQPLTIWVYKDSYLRFSSQIFSLSNYHESVHLTNNAIQTKYKNNDDRDKALPDENMWDCHTFKTYLRQIGKPELWDSKIYPGIKQCLIGAMLACQDSMDKRQNSFELYGADFMLTEDFTPWLIEINSSPDLAPTTSVTARLCPQCLEDVIKVVLDKKNNPEADTGTFELVYRQVIPKAPAYLGLQLCINGKKVIKKTKEKRHESRNGTPLPTPVTAGDVIIESDQPVPPEYNGPIITDFLNWLNPYDTLATDKDGIVLASKDSLTVRQAVTVIKSNINNKNSSKKRKTSAISSRTHRRKRERDTESKRCIKSHSCYQPEDNRLIEQNGQIYVSASTSLSKIHECFNEKKRITLYNYQLTFDI, via the exons ATGGCTGTAACTATGGAAATCGAAGAGAGTGTTTCGGACTCTAAGCTTCATAAGTCCAGTACATCAAAAAAGGAACTAAGACCTTCCAGCGCTGTATCTTTATCCAAATCTGATCATGGACCGG TGCAAACTTCCGCTTCCATAGACCAGTTAAAGCAATATAAGAGTTGGGTATCTGCGGAAAGGTGGAATGAATTAAAGAAGCTTTCCGAAATAGCTATGAGAGACCATAAGGTATTTATgataaaaggaggaggttttcctGCTGTACGTCGCGCGCTTTTGGAAAGGGGATGGGTTGAAAAATATGAAACTCAtaag GTTCGTCATCCACCAGCTAACGTTGATCCGAAAAAGGCAACAGGGAAAGAGTTAACGAAAGTTGAACGGATGATATTATACAAGTTTATGGAACATCATTCAGTCGATTTTCTTTGGACGACGAAGCGCGATAAGTACGACTGGCTGCTCAGCAACAAAGAAGTTATTATCAGcag ATTCTGCAGGTCTGTATTTACCACCAAGGAAGGTCTCACATCGTCACTGACACAAATGCATTGGTATACAGAACCTGGTATTGCGTATACTAGATTTCCTCGTTGCTATAATATTCATAGTTCCGAAAGCCTAGAAGAATTTATTGATGACTTTAGAATAACAGCTTGTATTAGTCTTCTTAAATGGCTCACTAATACGCTGTCACCTAAGGGTGAGATAGCCGTCGTATCACCTCAGGGTAAGGTTCCATTTAGTGCACTGGACTTTGCAATTACCAGGCTTAATGAATATGTGTCATTTTATACACATAAGGATATTGATAATATAGAGGATCAGGCACAACATATCTGGGAACATGAATGGGACCAATTTCTGACTCATCACTATCTTTTAGTACATGAGAATGCCAAGATTGCGGAAGACAAAACTATAAACATAAg ACAACTTGAAAGAAGAGCTTCTAAAGTGTTGGCTACTATGATAAATTATTGGCCCCAAATTGAAATTGATGGTGTTCTCAATATATGGATCGTAAAACCAGGAAATAAATGCAGAGGCAAAGGCATACAATTAATGAATaacattaaagatattattagtTTGATTAATATTCCAGCACAGAAAACCAGATACGTTGTTCAAAAATATATCG aaaatCCATTGgttatttacaatacaaaattTGATATTCGGCAATggtttttaataacaaattgtcaACCATTAACAATTTGGGTGTACAA AGACAGTTATTTAAGGTTTAGTTCACAAATATTTAGCCTGTCAAATTACCATGAATCTGTACATCTCACCAATAATGCGATTCAAaccaaatacaaaaacaatgatGATCGAGATAAAGCCTTGCCTGATGAGAATATGTGGGATTGTCACACGTTTAAAACGTACTTaag ACAGATAGGAAAACCGGAGTTGTGGGATAGCAAAATCTACCCTGGAATCAAACAGTGCTTAATAGGAGCAATGTTAGCATGTCAAGATTCGATGGATAAGCGACAGAATAGTTTCGAGTTATATGGCGCAGATTTCATGTTGACCGAAGATTTTACTCCGTGgctaattgaaattaattcaaGTCCAGATTTAGCGCCAACCACGTCAGTAACTGCAAGACTTTGCCCACAATGTCTTGAGGATGTTATCAAAG ttgttttagataaaaaaaataatccgGAGGCTGATACGGGGACATTCGAATTGGTTTATCGCCAAGTAATTCCAAAAGCTCCTGCTTATCTTGGATTACAATTGTGTATTAACGGTAAAAAAGTTATCAAAAAGACCAAGGAAAAGAGGCATGAATCAAGAAACGGTACACCATTACCTACGCCTGTAACAGCTGGTGATGTAATAATAGAATCTGACCAACCTGTTCCCCCTGAATACAATGGACCAATAATAACAGATTTTCTGAACTGGCTTAATCCATACGATACGTTAGCTACTGATAAAGATGGTATAGTGTTAGCTTCCAAGGATTCACTTACGGTACGACAGGCTGTTACtgttataaaatcaaatataaataataaaaacagttcAAAAAAGCGTAAAACATCCGCCATCTCTTCTAGGACTCATCGAAGAAAACGAGAAAGAGACACAGAATCTAAGCGGTGCATCAAATCTCATTCATGTTACCAACCTGAAGATAATCGATTAATAGAACAGAATGGTCAAATATACGTGTCAGCATCGACTA
- the LOC126979964 gene encoding tubulin glycylase 3A-like isoform X1 yields the protein MAVTMEIEESVSDSKLHKSSTSKKELRPSSAVSLSKSDHGPVQTSASIDQLKQYKSWVSAERWNELKKLSEIAMRDHKVFMIKGGGFPAVRRALLERGWVEKYETHKVRHPPANVDPKKATGKELTKVERMILYKFMEHHSVDFLWTTKRDKYDWLLSNKEVIISRFCRSVFTTKEGLTSSLTQMHWYTEPGIAYTRFPRCYNIHSSESLEEFIDDFRITACISLLKWLTNTLSPKGEIAVVSPQGKVPFSALDFAITRLNEYVSFYTHKDIDNIEDQAQHIWEHEWDQFLTHHYLLVHENAKIAEDKTINIRQLERRASKVLATMINYWPQIEIDGVLNIWIVKPGNKCRGKGIQLMNNIKDIISLINIPAQKTRYVVQKYIENPLVIYNTKFDIRQWFLITNCQPLTIWVYKDSYLRFSSQIFSLSNYHESVHLTNNAIQTKYKNNDDRDKALPDENMWDCHTFKTYLRQIGKPELWDSKIYPGIKQCLIGAMLACQDSMDKRQNSFELYGADFMLTEDFTPWLIEINSSPDLAPTTSVTARLCPQCLEDVIKVVLDKKNNPEADTGTFELVYRQVIPKAPAYLGLQLCINGKKVIKKTKEKRHESRNGTPLPTPVTAGDVIIESDQPVPPEYNGPIITDFLNWLNPYDTLATDKDGIVLASKDSLTVRQAVTVIKSNINNKNSSKKRKTSAISSRTHRRKRERDTESKRCIKSHSCYQPEDNRLIEQNGQIYVSASTSKLNKTLTNRSVGNKRCYIDPVEWERESASIHRPTISVQNKVLDMNELGSSTRQTKSGILNFHPTNRHCLTSLNSHSLSNDLNSTKKLTAIGKSIRKLREESEVKEVSMTFSKSCTSVFTPRPYRVAKTPLNDMLNFTQKKTTNITRQIGKNVF from the exons ATGGCTGTAACTATGGAAATCGAAGAGAGTGTTTCGGACTCTAAGCTTCATAAGTCCAGTACATCAAAAAAGGAACTAAGACCTTCCAGCGCTGTATCTTTATCCAAATCTGATCATGGACCGG TGCAAACTTCCGCTTCCATAGACCAGTTAAAGCAATATAAGAGTTGGGTATCTGCGGAAAGGTGGAATGAATTAAAGAAGCTTTCCGAAATAGCTATGAGAGACCATAAGGTATTTATgataaaaggaggaggttttcctGCTGTACGTCGCGCGCTTTTGGAAAGGGGATGGGTTGAAAAATATGAAACTCAtaag GTTCGTCATCCACCAGCTAACGTTGATCCGAAAAAGGCAACAGGGAAAGAGTTAACGAAAGTTGAACGGATGATATTATACAAGTTTATGGAACATCATTCAGTCGATTTTCTTTGGACGACGAAGCGCGATAAGTACGACTGGCTGCTCAGCAACAAAGAAGTTATTATCAGcag ATTCTGCAGGTCTGTATTTACCACCAAGGAAGGTCTCACATCGTCACTGACACAAATGCATTGGTATACAGAACCTGGTATTGCGTATACTAGATTTCCTCGTTGCTATAATATTCATAGTTCCGAAAGCCTAGAAGAATTTATTGATGACTTTAGAATAACAGCTTGTATTAGTCTTCTTAAATGGCTCACTAATACGCTGTCACCTAAGGGTGAGATAGCCGTCGTATCACCTCAGGGTAAGGTTCCATTTAGTGCACTGGACTTTGCAATTACCAGGCTTAATGAATATGTGTCATTTTATACACATAAGGATATTGATAATATAGAGGATCAGGCACAACATATCTGGGAACATGAATGGGACCAATTTCTGACTCATCACTATCTTTTAGTACATGAGAATGCCAAGATTGCGGAAGACAAAACTATAAACATAAg ACAACTTGAAAGAAGAGCTTCTAAAGTGTTGGCTACTATGATAAATTATTGGCCCCAAATTGAAATTGATGGTGTTCTCAATATATGGATCGTAAAACCAGGAAATAAATGCAGAGGCAAAGGCATACAATTAATGAATaacattaaagatattattagtTTGATTAATATTCCAGCACAGAAAACCAGATACGTTGTTCAAAAATATATCG aaaatCCATTGgttatttacaatacaaaattTGATATTCGGCAATggtttttaataacaaattgtcaACCATTAACAATTTGGGTGTACAA AGACAGTTATTTAAGGTTTAGTTCACAAATATTTAGCCTGTCAAATTACCATGAATCTGTACATCTCACCAATAATGCGATTCAAaccaaatacaaaaacaatgatGATCGAGATAAAGCCTTGCCTGATGAGAATATGTGGGATTGTCACACGTTTAAAACGTACTTaag ACAGATAGGAAAACCGGAGTTGTGGGATAGCAAAATCTACCCTGGAATCAAACAGTGCTTAATAGGAGCAATGTTAGCATGTCAAGATTCGATGGATAAGCGACAGAATAGTTTCGAGTTATATGGCGCAGATTTCATGTTGACCGAAGATTTTACTCCGTGgctaattgaaattaattcaaGTCCAGATTTAGCGCCAACCACGTCAGTAACTGCAAGACTTTGCCCACAATGTCTTGAGGATGTTATCAAAG ttgttttagataaaaaaaataatccgGAGGCTGATACGGGGACATTCGAATTGGTTTATCGCCAAGTAATTCCAAAAGCTCCTGCTTATCTTGGATTACAATTGTGTATTAACGGTAAAAAAGTTATCAAAAAGACCAAGGAAAAGAGGCATGAATCAAGAAACGGTACACCATTACCTACGCCTGTAACAGCTGGTGATGTAATAATAGAATCTGACCAACCTGTTCCCCCTGAATACAATGGACCAATAATAACAGATTTTCTGAACTGGCTTAATCCATACGATACGTTAGCTACTGATAAAGATGGTATAGTGTTAGCTTCCAAGGATTCACTTACGGTACGACAGGCTGTTACtgttataaaatcaaatataaataataaaaacagttcAAAAAAGCGTAAAACATCCGCCATCTCTTCTAGGACTCATCGAAGAAAACGAGAAAGAGACACAGAATCTAAGCGGTGCATCAAATCTCATTCATGTTACCAACCTGAAGATAATCGATTAATAGAACAGAATGGTCAAATATACGTGTCAGCATCGACTAGTAAGTTGAACAAAACTCTAACGAATAGATCGGTTGGTAATAAACGTTGCTATATAGATCCTGTTGAATGGGAACGAGAGTCTGCAAGTATACACAGACCGACGATATCAGTTCAAAACAAGGTTCTTGATATGAATGAACTAGGTTCCTCTACACGACAAACTAAGTCAGGGATATTAAACTTCCATCCCACTAACAGACACTGTTTGACATCTCTAAATTCGCATAGTTTAAGTAATGATTTGAATTCAACAAAAAAGTTAACTGCCATAGGTAAGAGCATTCGTAAGTTAAGAGAAGAGAGTGAAGTTAAAGAAGTATCCATGACTTTCTCCAAAAGTTGCACCTCAGTTTTTACGCCGCGGCCGTACAGAGTAGCGAAGACTCCACTGAATGATATGTTGAACTTTACCCAAAAGAAAACGACTAATATTACTAGACAAATTGGTAAAAATGTGTTCTAA